A genomic window from Terriglobales bacterium includes:
- a CDS encoding benzoate-CoA ligase family protein: MPEAFNAATRFVDHNVHEGRGAKVAIECGEQRVTYAQLQARVNRVGNALRGLGVRPQERVVLLLPDSPDFLYVFFGVIKIGAVAVPISTLLKPPEYEYILNDAQARVAVVSDSLLPLAESIPRERLRYLQTMVVAGEPAAGRPSLDSLMAAASAELAAEPRGRDDPAFWLYSSGSTGAPKGCVHLQHDMEVCAERYASGILKMTERDRCYSVARLFFAYGLGNTGYFPLYFGATTILSPGRPTPASIYADIERYRPTLFFSVPSNYAALLAHRREGGGEFDLASIRHGISAGEALPAPLFERFRRRFGIEILDAWGSTETLQMVLANRPGEARAGSSGKVIPGFEARIVDETGAPVAPGEIGNLLVKSDATCAGYWNQHEKTRAAFQGAWFCTGDKYYQDEEGYFWYAGRSDDLFKVNGRWLSPAEVESALLAHPAVQEAAVVARDDESGLAKPAAYVVVGAEAQADDALRGELQEWVAQRIGDYKRPRWIEFLPELPKTATGKLQRFKLRQRA, from the coding sequence GTGCCGGAAGCCTTCAATGCCGCCACCCGCTTCGTGGACCACAATGTCCATGAAGGCCGGGGAGCCAAGGTCGCCATCGAGTGCGGCGAGCAGCGCGTGACCTACGCGCAGTTGCAGGCGCGCGTGAACCGCGTGGGCAACGCCCTGCGCGGGCTGGGTGTGCGCCCGCAAGAGCGTGTCGTCCTGCTGCTGCCTGACTCGCCCGACTTCCTCTACGTCTTCTTCGGTGTCATCAAGATCGGCGCCGTCGCGGTGCCCATCAGCACTTTGCTCAAGCCCCCCGAGTACGAATACATCCTGAACGACGCGCAGGCGCGGGTGGCGGTGGTGAGCGATTCCCTGCTGCCGCTGGCGGAATCCATCCCGCGCGAGCGGCTGCGGTACCTGCAAACCATGGTGGTGGCGGGCGAGCCGGCTGCAGGCCGTCCCAGCCTCGATTCCCTCATGGCCGCGGCTTCCGCGGAGCTTGCGGCCGAACCCAGGGGCCGCGACGACCCCGCCTTCTGGCTGTACTCCTCGGGCAGCACCGGCGCACCCAAGGGCTGCGTGCACCTGCAGCACGACATGGAAGTGTGCGCCGAGCGCTACGCCAGCGGCATCCTGAAAATGACGGAGCGCGACCGCTGCTACAGCGTGGCCCGCCTGTTCTTCGCCTACGGCCTGGGCAATACCGGTTATTTCCCTCTGTATTTCGGCGCGACCACGATCCTCTCCCCGGGCCGGCCCACGCCGGCCAGCATCTATGCTGACATCGAGCGCTACCGCCCCACCCTGTTCTTCTCCGTGCCCTCGAACTACGCCGCGCTGCTGGCCCACCGCCGAGAAGGCGGCGGGGAGTTCGACCTGGCGAGCATCCGCCACGGCATCTCCGCGGGAGAGGCCCTGCCCGCGCCGCTCTTCGAGCGCTTCCGCCGGCGTTTCGGCATCGAGATCCTGGATGCCTGGGGCTCGACCGAGACCCTGCAGATGGTGCTGGCCAACCGCCCGGGCGAGGCCCGCGCCGGCTCCAGCGGCAAGGTGATCCCCGGCTTCGAGGCTCGCATCGTGGACGAGACGGGCGCCCCGGTGGCGCCCGGCGAGATCGGCAACCTGCTGGTCAAGAGCGACGCCACCTGCGCCGGCTACTGGAACCAGCACGAGAAGACCAGGGCAGCTTTCCAAGGCGCCTGGTTCTGCACCGGCGACAAGTACTATCAGGACGAGGAGGGCTACTTCTGGTACGCGGGGCGCTCCGACGACCTCTTCAAAGTGAACGGGCGCTGGCTGAGCCCGGCGGAGGTGGAGAGCGCGCTCCTCGCACATCCCGCCGTGCAGGAGGCGGCGGTGGTGGCGCGCGACGACGAGAGCGGGCTCGCCAAGCCCGCCGCCTACGTGGTAGTGGGCGCGGAGGCCCAGGCTGACGACGCGCTGCGCGGCGAACTGCAGGAGTGGGTAGCGCAGCGGATCGGCGATTACAAGCGTCCGCGCTGGATCGAGTTTCTGCCCGAGCTTCCCAAGACCGCCACCGGAAAGCTGCAGCGCTTCAAGCTGCGGCAGCGCGCCTAG